CGACTACATAGACGACAGGCGCCGCCCGGGTGCGGTCTTAGGGCCAAAAACAGTTCCAAAGATCACGAAGGCCTTCCTCCAGAACGGCGTCTTCACAGAAGAGGACGTCCATAAAATCCACGTCGAAAACCCGGGAAAGGTTTACGGGGTCGAGGTAGAGTAGGGAGAGCTCGATGAAGGTTGGTTAAGCCCCCATCACCTAACGCTTCATCCACCACCCGCACTCGATTCGCCCGGACGGGCATATGGAAAAAGTCCAGATTGTAATGTTTAACACCCCTCAAACATCCACCCGCCTTATGACCCTCACAACGCCCCCTCTGCCCTTCCCCTCAACCTCGAAGACCTTCCCGAAAAACCGCTCCACAACCCAGACGTTGGTGAGGAGGTGGTTGGTTATCTCGGCAACCTTCACTTCCCCGCCGGCGAAGGCCAAAAACGGTATCAGCTGGTCGCCGAGGAATTTATCCACCGCCGCCCGTGTCTTCAGCTGGTCGAGGAGCTCATCCGCCGCTTCTCTGCCAACAACCTCCGCCGGTTTGCCCCGCTCCCCGAGGGCATCACCGCCGAGCCTGAGCCCCTCCGTCTCGGCCCAGACCACTACCCCGCTCCCGGGGCCAAGGGAACCGCTCACCTCTGTCTCTATCTCCACGGGGGCGTTATAGTGCTCCTCAATCCTCTCCCTCGCGGCCTTAGCCTGCCTCTCCGCTACGTGGGCGGGCAAATTGGTCGCGTGGCTTATACCTGAGAAGCGCTCGATCTTCTTCCATTCGAGGGCAACGAGCGGCTTCATCTCTTCCCACGGCTCAACTTTGCCAGCGACAGCTCCACCGCCCTTCGGGTAGTGCCCCCTCCTTTTGATTTCAAGCTCCGCCTTTACCCCCATCTTTCCGAGCGCAAAGAGGGTAACGTACTTCAGGTAGTCCACCGGGGGGCTCCAGGGCACATCGGTTCCCCCGGTTATTTCAAAGCTCCCCCCGATGAAGGCCATTGCGGGTAACAACGCCTGGAGAACCAGCGTTATACTGCCGGCCGTGCTTAGGGGAACGCGTATGTGCCCCGGCTTTGCCTCCCCGGGGACGAATTCGAGCTCGGTCGAACCGACCTGGGCGCCTTTAACCCTCGCGTTGCTGAGCTCTTTCAAAGCTAAAATCCCGTGGAGGTGCTGGGGCCTGAGGCCCGGGTTGGGCCTGTTGGCACGAATCCGCGTTATTCTAACAGCCTTTCCCGTTATAACGGAGAGCGCAACGGCCGTCCGGAGTATCTGTCCCCCGCCCTCGCCGTATGAACCGTCTATCTCGACCCACACCACTACCACCCGGCGGATTTTACACCGATTGGTTAAAAACCCCGCGAATGCTGAGAAGAATAATGCCTCCCGAGGTTGAGCTCAACGGCAAGTCCAAGGGCCTCCTCCCGCGGGAGGCCTCTCTTCTCTAACTTCTCGACCAGCTTCGCCAGCGCCTCAACGTTCCACAGGTTGAGCTTTTCAGGTGGAAATTCCCTGAATAGCCCCGGATCAACGGGAAACCTTAGCCTGTTGGACAGTTCGGCGGCGAACTCCTCAACGCTCAGAGGGGGGAGCCTGAAGGTGACGGAAAATCCAATTGCGGAATACCTCCCAGCGTTCGCCGTCTCAACGATCAGGGGGTAATCCCTCTCCGGATCCCTCAGGATTCTAACTAAATCCCCCGGCTCCGGTTCCCTGAGGAGCCTGGCACCCGGAGGGATTAGCCCCCCAATGTCGGTGCCCCTGAGGTTTTCAACGAGAACGTCAACCCCCAGGGAAAGAACTTCTTCAAGGGAGAGCCCGCGCGTGGCGGGAGGTTCCGGTTCCTCAACTTCCTCGTTTGCTATCTTCTGATAGAGGGACTCGCTCACGAGGGTTAGCTGGTAGACAGTTTTGGCGCCCCCCAAATAGAGGACACCGTTGGAGAGCAGTTTAAGGCCAAGCCTCGCCAGAGAGGAGCTCAGTAAAGTCTCGGTTCTCGTTGTTATGGCCCCCTTGCCCTCAACGTTCTCAGTGCCCCTGCTCACGAGCCTGTAGTCTGCTGGAAAAAGCCCCCTCGCGCTGAAGAACTCCTCAAGTGTTTTCCTCGCGGTCTCCTCGTCTATAGCGTAGATCTTCACGAACTCAACGTTATCCCCCTCGTCAACGCCAATCAATACTACCGCATCATGCCTCTCTCTGGGGGTGAGGATGTCGTCCATACGCACCGCCCGAAAACCACTCAGAGGCCAATGGTCCCGAGGAGCTCCCCGGTGTCGAGGTTTATTATCTGGACTTCCCTCCTCCTTGTGTCGAGAAGGGCCACGCTTTTAACACCGGTGACGTAGCCGCAGACCTCACCGGGGTTAATGAGTATCGTCCTGCCGGCTTCCCTGATTTCGTAGCGGTGTGTGTGGCCTACCACTACAACATCGTAGAGCCTGCTGTGGGCCAGGGCCTTAACAAGAACCTCGTTGGTTCCGTGGGTCACGGCTATCCTCATCCCATCGGCCTCAAGCTCTATAAGCTCGTCGTAAATCCCCAAAGCTTCGTAAAGACCCTTCCTTTCTCCATCGTTGTTGCCGAAAACCCCCCTGAGCGGCGCCTCCAGCTTTTTAAGCTCACCGGCAACGAAGGGGGCAACGAAGTCTCCTGCGTGTATGACGAGGTCAACCTTCTTTGAGTTGAAGAACTCGACCGCCTTCCTTATGGCGGGAAGGTTATCGTGAGTATCGCTCATTATCCCTATCAGCATGCTCTCACCCATGTTCTGGTGAACCCAACGGTTTATAGGCTTATCGTGCACTGCCTGTGGGACTGCCAAAGGTGAATACATGAATACATTGGAAAGAGAAAAGGGCTCCAGGAAGGGTACAGCGGGTCACCAAGGTGTACTCCCAAAGTTTATTAGACCCCTGCCCAACCACGGCGAGGTGGTGGGATGTTCACGGGCCGGGCACTCATACCGGTGAAGGTGCTCAAACCCTTCGAAGAGAGAAATCCGGGAGACATAGCCCTCGTTGAGGACTGGAAAGCCAAGGTTTTGTGGGAAGCTGGCGTAGGGGAAGTGGTTGACGAGACGGATAAAATCATAGGCGAGATCGACAGGATCATAGCCCAGGAAAGGGAGAATGAGCCCCTAACGGCTATTCCCGAAGGCCTCTACGAGAGGGCGGAATTCTACATATACTACCTCGAGAACTACGTGAGGAAAAACCCGGGAGAGAGCATAGACGTCCTCGGAGTTAAGATGACCAAGCTGGCCAACCTTAAGAGAAAGTACCGCTACCTAAAGGAGCTGCGCTTCAAAAAGATACTCGAGGCCGTAAGGCTCAGGCCAACCAGTCTGGAAGTCCTCGGTAGACTTTCCCCGGAGGAGAGGAGGATCTACCTGGAGTTCTCCAGGATAAGAAACGAGTGGCTCGGGGAGTGATGAGTATGGAGAGAGAGGATGTGGTATCGCGGTTCTCTTCCTTCCTGAGGGAATACAAGGACGATGACGGTAACCAGTTGTACATAAACAAGCTCCGTGATCTGCTCACGGTAGTCCCCAGAAGATCGCTAACCATAGACTGGACTCACCTGAACTCCTTTGATCCCGAGCTCGGGGAGGAGCTCATAAACAACCCAGAAGAGGTGATAGCCAGCGCCGAGGACGCGATCCAGATAGTCCTGCGCGAAGACCTGATGTACGAGGGAGAGCTCAAGGTTCACGCGAGGTTCTACAACCTGCCTCCAACACTGCTCGTCAAGGAACTCGGGAGCGAGCACATAAACAGGTTTATCCAGGTTGAGGGAATCATCACGCGCGTGAGCGAGGTAAAGCCCTTCGTCGAGAAGGCCGTCTTCGTATGCAAGGACTGCGGAAACGAGATGGTCAGAATTCAAAGGCCCTACGACAACCTGGTAAAACCCGCAAAGTGCGACGCCTGCGGCTCAAGAAACGTAGACCTGGACGTGGAGAAAAGCCGCTTCATCAACTTCCAGAGCCTCCGCCTTCAGGACAGGCCCGAGAGCCTTAAGGGCGGCCAGATGCCCCGCTTCGTTGATGCAATACTCCTTGACGACCTCGTTGACACGGCTTTGCCCGGCGATAGGGTTCTTGTGACTGGAATTCTGAGGGTCATCCTCGAGCAGAAGGAGAAGAGACCCGTCTTCAAGAAAGTTCTCGAAGTGAACCACCTCGAACAGCTGAGCAAGGAGATAGAGGAGCTTGAAATCTCGCCGGAGGACGAGCAGAAGATTCGCGAGTTAGCCAAGAGGAAGGACGTCGTCGATGCCATAGTGGACTCGATTGCTCCAGCCATCTGGGGCCACAAGACAGTGAAGAAGGGAATAGCCTTAGCCCTGTTCGGCGGCGTCCAGAGGGTTCTGCCGGATGGGACGAAACTGAGGGGAGAGAGCCACGTTTTGCTTGTGGGTGATCCCGGTGTTGCTAAGTGCGTTGATTACGACACAGAGGTCGTTTTGGCCGATGGGAGCCTGAAGAAGATTGGAGACCTTGTTGAAGAAGCCGTCAAGAAGGCGGAAAAAGAAGGAACGCTCGGGAAAGTTGACGATGGCGTCTACGCTCCCCTCGATCTCGAGCTATATGCCCTTGACGCGAAGACCCTGAAGGTAAGAAAGGTCAGGGCGAACATAGCCTGGAAGAGAACAGCTCCAGGGAGAATGTTCAGAATAAAGACTGCCAGCGGCAGGGGGATTAAGGTAACACCGACTCATCCATTCTTCATTTTTGAGGACGGACAGTTTAAGACGAGAAAAGCGGAGGAGCTTGGAAGGGGGGATTTAATAGCAACACCAAGGAAAGAGAACGAGCCAAGAATAATACCTGAAACGGAAGACGAAAACCTTAGAGAACTCCTCGCCAACTCGGACATCTTCTGGGATAGGGTTGAAGAGATCGAAGAATACAGGCCAGAACACCCCTGGGTCTATGACCTTCAGGTTCCGAAGCACCACAACTTCATCGCCAACGACATCTTCGTCCACAACAGTCAACTCCTCCGCTACGTGGCCAACCTGGCACCGAGGGCTATTTACACGAGCGGAAAGAGCAGCTCCGCGGCCGGTCTCACGGCAGCCGCCGTGAGGGACGAATTCACGGGCTCCTGGGTTCTGGAAGCCGGTGTCCTTGTATTAGCTGATGGTGGGTTCGCCCTGATCGACGAGTTCGACAAGATGAGCGATAGAGACAGGAGCGCCATACACGAGGCCTTAGAGCAGCAGAGCTACCACCACGACTTTGAGGTTATGCTCGCGGACGGCAGGAAGGTGAAGATAGGCGAGCTGGTGGATGGGCTCATAGAGAAGAACCGCGATAGGGTGATACCCGGCAAGGACACCGAGATACTGCCAGTTGACGACATCGAGCTCCTGGCTTACGACCTTGAGAGAAAGGAGATCGTGAAGGCCAAAGCCGACCGCGTGAGCAGGCACAGAGCCCCCGACAGGTTCATACGCCTAAGGTTCTCCAACGGCAGGGAGATAACTGTGACTCCAGAGCACCCCGTAATGGTCTGGGAAAACGGCGGGATAAAGGAAAAGCCGGCCGGGGAAATCTTCCCCGGGGATATAGCCTTAGGAGTTAGAGAGTATCCCATCGAGATACGGGCGGAATTCAGGAGCGTCTACAGGGAAAGAAAGGAGGCGGAGGACTACCACGACTATCTATACTCCAGGGGCATTGTGGGAAGGGTAACGAGGATTGGAACGAACTTCGCGGTAAAAGAAACGGAGAGGGCACTCCCGAAGGAGCTCGTAAGGCCACTCCTGAAGGCGTGCAGGGCCCTGAACGTAAGACTGACTTTAAAGGAACGCATGAGGCTCACCCAGCCCCTGGTGAGGGAGCGCCACATAAAGGCCCTACTGGAAAAAATTGAAGGAAGAATGGCCGAGCTTGAAAGGATTGCCAGGGAAGAGCCTGTCAGGGCGCTGGAGTATATTCCAAAAAGCTGGATCTACCCGAGGTCGGGAATAACCTACAACAGGTTCAGAAAGATGCTGGGCCAAGGAAACGAAGCAGCAGTGGGAATGATAAGGGACATTGCAGGCAGAATGACGAGATCAGCCAGGGAACACCTAAACGAGTTCTACGGCTGGTGGAAGGCCAACGTGAACTTCCTCAGGGTTACTAAGGTGGGGAGAATACCAAACGACGGCTGGGAGTGGGTTTACGACATAACCGTCGAGCCCTACCACCTCTTCGTGTCCCACGGGCTGGTCCTCCACAACACCATAAGCATCAGCAAGGCGGGCATCACCGCTACCCTCAACGCCAGAACAACCGTTATAGCGGCCGCTAACCCGAAGTTCGGAAGGTTCAACAGGATGAAGTCCCTTCCCGAACAGCTGGATCTCCCGCCAACGCTCCTTAGCCGTTTCGACCTCATATTCCTTCTCCTCGACGAGCCCGACGAGAAGGTTGATGCGAGCATAGCGGAGCACATCCTCAGGGTCAGAAGGGGCGAGGCGGAGGTGGCAACGCCGAAGATACCCTACGACCTACTCAAGAAGTACATAGCCTACGCCAGGAAGAACGTTCACCCCGTCCTCAGCATGGAGGCGATGGAGGAGATCAAAAACTACTACGTCAGAATGAGGAGGGGCTTCAAGAAAAAAGGTGAGGACGAGGGGCTGCAACCCATACCGATAACTGCAAGGCAGCTTGAGGCGCTGATCAGGTTGAGCGAGGCCCACGCCAGGATGCGCTTGAGCGAGACGGTAACGAGAGAGGACGCGAGGGCGGCAATAGCAATCGTGGAAGAAATGCTGAGGACTATAGCGGTGGACGAAGAGGGGATGGTTGATGCCGCGATCTTAGAAATCGGAAAGAGCACGAAGAAGCTGAACAAGATAGAGAAGCTCCTCGACATCATAAAATCCGTAGAAGCGGAGGGGGAGTTCGGGGCCCCCGAGGACAAAGTCATTGAGGCCGCCAGACAGGCCGGGCTCGGAACTGAAGAGGATATCAAAAAGCTCCTCAATGACCTGAAGAAGGAGGCAAGGATATACGAACCGAGGGCGGGATTCTACAGGGTGCTCTAACAAAGGTTATAAAGGCCGCCGGGGATGTAGGGTGGGGTGAGAGCATGAGCGAGAAGAAGATTGACTTTTACGATTTCGAAGGCCTGCTCGATAAAGCTTACGATGAACTCCCTGAGAACGTCAAGCACCACACTTCCCGTTTTGAGGTTCCTCCCGCACAGGTCACCATATCCGGGAACAGGACGATAATCGAGAACTTCGCCGATATAGCCGAAGCAATGAACCGCGATCCGGATCACCTGCTCAAGTTTATACTGAGGGAGGTGGCAACGGCCGGAACGCTCGAGGGGAGAAGGGCAATCCTCCAGGGGCGCTTCACGCCCTATCTGATAGCCAACAAGATAAAGAAGTACCTCAAAGATTACGTCATCTGCCCGGTCTGCGGAAGCCCCGACACAAAGATCATCAAGAAGGACCGCTTCCACTTCCTCAAGTGCGAGGCCTGCGGTGCGGAAACGCCAATACAGCACCTGTAAACTCCTTCGGTTTTCCCTTTCAATTGTATACATCCCTTCTTCTGTTCATCTCGGGGCTTTGAAAATCCTTTTAAACTTTACAAACTACAAGGCTCAGCAAATCCAGGGGGAGTTCTCATGAGCATGGAGGAAAAGCTCAACGAACTGTACGAGAGGAAAAAGAAGGTTCTCGAAATGGGCGGCAAAGAGGCCGTTGAGAAGCAGCACTCCAACGGTAAACTTACCGCCCGCGAGAGGATTGAGAGGCTCCTCGACCCGGGAAGCTTCGTTGAAATAGGAGCGTTCGTCAGGCACAGGGCCACCGAGTTCGGAATGGACAGGACGGAGCTCCCGGCGGACGGTGTCATAACAGGCTACGGGACCATCGACGGAAGGCTCGTCTTCGTCTACGCCCAGGACTTCACAGTTATGGGCGGCTCGCTCGGTGAAATGCACGCGGCAAAGATAAAGCGCGTCATGGAGCTGGCTTTAGAGGCCGGGGCACCGGTCATAGGCCTCAACGACTCCGGTGGGGCCAGGATTCAGGAGGGCGTTGACTCCCTCAAGGGCTACGGCGAAATCTTCAAGATGAACACCGTTCTAAGCGGCGTGGTCCCGCAGATTACAGCCATCATGGGCCCCTGCGCGGGTGGGGCCGTTTACAGCCCTGCCATAGGGGACTTCATCCTGATGGTTGACAATCCCGCCAGCTTCATGTTCATAACCGGCCCGCAGGTGGTCAAAGCTGTTACGGGCGTCGATGTTACACCTATACAGCTCGGTGGGGCGATGGTCCACGCCCAGCGCTCGGGCCAGGCCCACCTCATAGGAAAAAGCGACGAGGAGGTTCTGGCACTCATAAGGCGTCTCCTGAGCTACCTGCCTTCCAACAACATGGAGAAGCCGCCGAGGGTTAAGACGAACGACTTACCCTTCAGAAAGACCGAGAACCTTTACAGCATCGTCCCTGACGACCCGAACAAGGGCTACGACGTAAGGCAGGTAATCTACGAGATAGTTGACAGGGACGAGAACGGAAACCCTGACTTCCTCGAGATCCTCCCCTACTTCGCCCCGAACGCCGTTGTTGGCTTCGGAAGGATGAACGGGCAGACCGTTGGCATAGTGGCCAACAACCCGATACACCTGGCTGGAGTGCTCGACATAGACAGCTCGGACAAGATTGCGCGCTTCGTGAGAACCTGCGACGCCTTCAACGTCCCGATAGTCACGCTCGTAGACGTCCCCGGTTACCTGCCCGGAACAGACCAGGAGTACAGGGGGATCATAAGGCACGGGGCCAAGGTTCTCTACGCCTACGCCGAAGCGACAGTTCCAATGGTCACGGTCATCCTCAGGAAGGCCTACGGAGGGGCTTACCTGGCCATGGGAAGCAAGCACCTCGGTGCCGACTTCGTGTTTGCATGGCCCACAGCCGAGATAGCGGTCATGGGGCCGGACGGGGCGGCAAACATCATATTCAGGAAGGAGATAGCCCAGGCGGCGAACCCCGAGGAGGTTCGCCAGCAGAAGATTAAGGAGTACAGGGAAAAGTTCGCCAACCCGTACGTGGCAGCCTCGCGCGGATACATAGACGACGTCATCGACCCGGCCGAGACCCGTGCGAAGATAATCATGTCGCTCGAAGCCTTGGAGAGCAAGCGCGCTAAACTGCCACCCAAGAAGCACGGCAACATACCGCTGTGAGGTGAAAGGGATGGACACCCAGGCCTTCATGGAGGGCTTCAACCTGACCATCATCGGCATCGCGGTGGTTTTCGCCATACTCGGGGTGCTCGCCCTTACCCTCTATTTCGTGGGGTGGCTTGAGAGGAGGCTCGTTGAGAGGGAAAAACAGGTTACGCAACCTGCAGCTGCCCCTTCCGTCCCAGAAGAAAAACCGGCGATACCGCCGAGGGATCTCGCAGTTATTACGGCCGCGATTTTAGCTTATACCGCGGAAAAGGCGGCCCAGCTCAGGCCCCTGCCATTTAAGAGGAAGGTTTCCGATTCCTGGCGCCTCTACGGCCTTCAGACTCAGATGGAGGATGTTGAGGACTTTAACTACGAGATCGGGAAGTGGTGAAAATGGCCAAGGTTAAAGTCATCGTCGATGGTGTTGAATACGAAGTTGAGGTCGAGGAACTCCCCGGAGGGAAGTTCAGGGTAAGCTTCGAGGACAAGGAATACACCGTCGAGGCCAGGGGGCTCGGGATAGACGTTGGGGCCTTAAGCGTCCCGGCCCAGGTCTCAGCGCCAGCGCTAACGCCAACTCCAGCTGTAACTCCTGCACCGGTTACTCCCGCGGCACCTGCTGCTCCGGCCCCGGCTGGTGAGGGCGTCGTTACTGCACCGATGCCCGGGAAAATCCTCAGGGTGCTCGTTAGTGAAGGCGAGCAGGTCAAAATAGGCCAGGGACTGCTCATCTTAGAGGCAATGAAGATGGAGAACGAAATACCGGCACCGAGGGACGGCATCGTTAAGAAAATCTTCGTGAAGGAAGGCAACACCGTGAACACTGGTGACCCGCTAATAGAATTAGGGTGATGTAAATGGCGACGTTCTTGGACTTCTTTAACACCCTCGGGCTCCTCCACCTCACGGTGGGAAACGTTATAATGATCATCGTTGGCTTAACACTGGTATACCTTGCCATAAGGTACGAGATGGAGCCCCTGCTCCTCCTGCCGATAGGCATAACAGCGGTGCTGGTGAACCTCCCGTTGAGCGGCATAGCAAACTGGCCCGTGAACGTGAACCTCCCCGAGAACGTGAGCAGCAGCATCTTCGATACAATCACCTACATGGGCCAGCACTACGGGGAGCCGGGACTCTTTGACCTTATCTACTACCTGCTCGTCAAGACTGAGGTTATCCCCCTCCTGATATTCCTCGGCCTTGGAGCGATGACGGACTTCGGGCCCATGATAGCAGACCCGAAGACGGCCTTGCTCGGGGCGGCGGCCCAGCTCGGCGTTTTCGTTGCCATGCTGACGGCTCTGGCTTTGGGCTTCAACCTGAACCAGTCGGCCAGCATAGGCATCGTCGGCGGCGCTGACGGGCCGACGACGATCTATCTAACCACGAAGCTCGCACCGGAGATACTGGCGGCGACTGCCGTCGCGGCTTACTCCTACATGAGTCTCGTCCCGCTGATACAGCCACCCATCATCAAGGCGCTGACGACACCCGAGGAGAGGAAGATAAGGATGGAGCAACTCAGGCCGGTCTCAAAGCGCGAGAAGATACTCTTCCCCGTGATTACAATGGTTCTCATAGGTCTTCTCGTTCCGAGCGCGGCGCCGCTTATGGGGATGTTCATGATAGGGAACCTCTTCAGGGAAAGCGGCGTCGTCCAGCGCCTGAGCAAAGCGGCACAGGAGGAGCTCATGAACATCGTCACAATCTTCCTCGGCCTTGGCATCGGCTCAACGATGAGGGCTGAAAGCTTCCTCACGGCCCAGACCCTCATGATACTTGGACTCGGCATCGTTGCCTTCGCAAGCGCAACGGCTGGTGGAGTGCTCTTCGGAAAGCTCATGATGAAGCTCAGTGGGGGCAAGATAAACCCGATGATAGGCGCTGCGGGAGTTTCAGCCGTTCCAATGAGCGCAAGGGTTGTTCAGAGGATAGCGAGCGAAGAAGACCCCGGCAACTTCATCCTCATGCACGCAATGGGACCCAACGTCGCGGGCGTTATAGGGACAGCGGTCGTTGCGGGTGTCTTCCTGGCCCTCCTGGGCTGACCTTTTTTCCAAAAACTTAAATAGAAGGAAGCCGTTTTATGTTGAGCGGTGGTGAAGATGAAGGTTGGAACACTGATGACAAAGGACCCGGTCGTCATCCAGCTCCCGGCGACGAGGGAATACGCCATCGGGCTCTTCAGAAAGCACAAGGTTCGTTCCTTCCCAGTTGTCGGAAAGGACGGCAAGCTGGTTGGAATAGTGAGCATAAAGAGGATTCTGCTCCACCCGGACGAGGACCAGCTGGCGATGCTGGTAAGGAGGAACCTGCCAGTAGTTAAGGCCACAGACGACCTCAAAAAAGCCGTCAGGGAGATGCTCGAGATGGACTACCGCAGGGTAGTCGTTGTGGACGACGAGAACAGGCCCGTTGGAATACTAACGGTCGGCGACATAGTAAGGCGTTATCTGGCGAAAAACGAAAACCTCAAAGAGGTCACCATAGAGCCGTACTACCAGAGAAACGTGGGCGTGGTGTGGAAGGGGACCCCGCTAAAAGCCGCCCTCAAGGCACTCCTGCTCTCCAACTCCATGGCGATACCGGTTATAGACGACGAGGGCCATCTCGTGGGCATGGTGGACGAGACGGACCTCCTCAAGGACAGCGAGGTAATCAGAATCGTGAAACAGACAGCTTTAGCGGCTCAGAGCGAAGAGGACTGGATACTTGAGAGTAACCCAACGCTCCTCTTTGAGAAAGCCGAACTCCAGCTTCCCAAGAAGCCGGTTGAGGGAATAATGAATCCAAACGTTATCGTTGCCACCCCGCACATGAGCGTCTATGACGTTGCACAGAAGATGGTGAAGTACAACATTGAGCAGTTGCCCGTCATCAGGGGCCAGGGTGAGCTCGTGGGAATAGTCAGGGACATGGACATCATCAAAGTGATCCTCAACAAGTGATTTAACCCCTCTTCTCAATTCTTACCGGTGGTGCCTGTGGGGGAGGTTAGAGTTTCGCTCTTCGGTTTCGGGAACGTCGGAAAAGCAGTGGCAAGGGTTCTCGTCGAGAAACAAAATGTCTTCCGGGAAAAGTACGGGCTGAGCTTTAGAGTGGTCAGCATATCGGACACGAGCGGGACCCTCTGGCTTCCCGAAGGGGTAGACCTCAGGGAGGCCCTTTTAGTAAAGGAGACCTTTGGAAGGCTTTCTTCCTGGGCGAACGAGTATGAGGTCTACAATTTCACTCCCGTGGAAGCGGTGAAGGAGATTGAAGCTGATATCGTTGTCGACGTGACCAACGAGGGGAACGCCCACGGGTGGCACCTCACCGCGCTCAGGGAGGGAAAGGCCGTCGTAACCAGCAACAAGCCGCCTTTGGCTTTCCACTACGCTGAACTTACGGGGGAAGCGGAGAGGAGAAACGTTCCCTACCTCTTCGAGGCGACGGTGATGGCTGGGACGCCGGTTATAGGCCTTCTGCGCGAGAACCTCCTGGGGGATACAGTTGAAAGGATAGAAGCGGTTCTGAACGCGACGACGACTTTCATCCTAAGCAGGATGGAGATGGGGCTCGACTTCGAGGAGGCTTTAAAGCAGGCCCAATCCCTTGGAATAGCAGAAAGGGACCCAAGCGGGGATATCCTCGGCATAGACGCGGGCTACAAGGCAACTATACTCCACTGCGTCGCCTTCGGGCCAAAAACCTTCGACGAGGCGAGGGTAAAGGGTATAGCCGAGATAACTCTGGGGGAAGTCCAGAGAGCCAGGGGGAAGGGAAAAACAATAAGGCTGGTTGGGACTGTCGAGAGGGGAAGCATAACCGTCGAGCCGAAGGAGGTGCCGCTGGATAGTCCGCTGGCCGTGGAGAGCCACGAGAACGTTGCGGTGATATGGACTGACCTCCTCGGGAAACTGGTGATAAAAGGGGCCGGTGCGGGGCTGAAAGAAACCGCCAGCGGGGTCGTGAGCGACGTTATAAAGGCCGCTCTGACCCTCACGGGAGGGTGATCTTTTTGTTTTTCTCCCATATGACCAGTTCAATCTTTCCAAAGCGGTGATTGATGGCCTGAATTTTTAAAGTTCCGCAGGGAGTTTCTATCTCCTCCGCCTCAAAAAGGGGAAAGGGCCTCTTCAGGAGAACCTGCCCACCGGAGTCCTTCAGGATGACAGATGATGTGGAGTAATCAGGGATAATGAAAAACGTTTTCCCAACGCACTCAAGTTTGACTGCACGAAATCTGTTGGCCATAACAATAAAAATGACCCCAACAAAGACATTGAGCAGCGAGAACAAAGTGCCCCTTTTCATCACTTCAACCGCAAGCAGTACTACCGAAAGAACCAAATAGGCCACACCATTCTTCCAGAACCATTCGTCCCTGAGGGTGATTTTCTCGAGCTTCACAGCAGGGAGTTGCCATAACTCTTTTTAATCCTTTTTCGAGCCCTCGGTGGTGGAAGCATGGAGCACGTCATAGCGCTCCACCAGGTCTACGCCGAACTAATATTCAGGGGCCTCAAGACCGTTGAGAT
This is a stretch of genomic DNA from Thermococcus zilligii AN1. It encodes these proteins:
- the rtcA gene encoding RNA 3'-terminal phosphate cyclase; translation: MVWVEIDGSYGEGGGQILRTAVALSVITGKAVRITRIRANRPNPGLRPQHLHGILALKELSNARVKGAQVGSTELEFVPGEAKPGHIRVPLSTAGSITLVLQALLPAMAFIGGSFEITGGTDVPWSPPVDYLKYVTLFALGKMGVKAELEIKRRGHYPKGGGAVAGKVEPWEEMKPLVALEWKKIERFSGISHATNLPAHVAERQAKAARERIEEHYNAPVEIETEVSGSLGPGSGVVVWAETEGLRLGGDALGERGKPAEVVGREAADELLDQLKTRAAVDKFLGDQLIPFLAFAGGEVKVAEITNHLLTNVWVVERFFGKVFEVEGKGRGGVVRVIRRVDV
- a CDS encoding metallophosphoesterase, coding for MLIGIMSDTHDNLPAIRKAVEFFNSKKVDLVIHAGDFVAPFVAGELKKLEAPLRGVFGNNDGERKGLYEALGIYDELIELEADGMRIAVTHGTNEVLVKALAHSRLYDVVVVGHTHRYEIREAGRTILINPGEVCGYVTGVKSVALLDTRRREVQIINLDTGELLGTIGL
- a CDS encoding MCM2/3/5 family DNA replication licensing factor translates to MEREDVVSRFSSFLREYKDDDGNQLYINKLRDLLTVVPRRSLTIDWTHLNSFDPELGEELINNPEEVIASAEDAIQIVLREDLMYEGELKVHARFYNLPPTLLVKELGSEHINRFIQVEGIITRVSEVKPFVEKAVFVCKDCGNEMVRIQRPYDNLVKPAKCDACGSRNVDLDVEKSRFINFQSLRLQDRPESLKGGQMPRFVDAILLDDLVDTALPGDRVLVTGILRVILEQKEKRPVFKKVLEVNHLEQLSKEIEELEISPEDEQKIRELAKRKDVVDAIVDSIAPAIWGHKTVKKGIALALFGGVQRVLPDGTKLRGESHVLLVGDPGVAKCVDYDTEVVLADGSLKKIGDLVEEAVKKAEKEGTLGKVDDGVYAPLDLELYALDAKTLKVRKVRANIAWKRTAPGRMFRIKTASGRGIKVTPTHPFFIFEDGQFKTRKAEELGRGDLIATPRKENEPRIIPETEDENLRELLANSDIFWDRVEEIEEYRPEHPWVYDLQVPKHHNFIANDIFVHNSQLLRYVANLAPRAIYTSGKSSSAAGLTAAAVRDEFTGSWVLEAGVLVLADGGFALIDEFDKMSDRDRSAIHEALEQQSYHHDFEVMLADGRKVKIGELVDGLIEKNRDRVIPGKDTEILPVDDIELLAYDLERKEIVKAKADRVSRHRAPDRFIRLRFSNGREITVTPEHPVMVWENGGIKEKPAGEIFPGDIALGVREYPIEIRAEFRSVYRERKEAEDYHDYLYSRGIVGRVTRIGTNFAVKETERALPKELVRPLLKACRALNVRLTLKERMRLTQPLVRERHIKALLEKIEGRMAELERIAREEPVRALEYIPKSWIYPRSGITYNRFRKMLGQGNEAAVGMIRDIAGRMTRSAREHLNEFYGWWKANVNFLRVTKVGRIPNDGWEWVYDITVEPYHLFVSHGLVLHNTISISKAGITATLNARTTVIAAANPKFGRFNRMKSLPEQLDLPPTLLSRFDLIFLLLDEPDEKVDASIAEHILRVRRGEAEVATPKIPYDLLKKYIAYARKNVHPVLSMEAMEEIKNYYVRMRRGFKKKGEDEGLQPIPITARQLEALIRLSEAHARMRLSETVTREDARAAIAIVEEMLRTIAVDEEGMVDAAILEIGKSTKKLNKIEKLLDIIKSVEAEGEFGAPEDKVIEAARQAGLGTEEDIKKLLNDLKKEARIYEPRAGFYRVL
- a CDS encoding translation initiation factor IF-2 subunit beta produces the protein MSEKKIDFYDFEGLLDKAYDELPENVKHHTSRFEVPPAQVTISGNRTIIENFADIAEAMNRDPDHLLKFILREVATAGTLEGRRAILQGRFTPYLIANKIKKYLKDYVICPVCGSPDTKIIKKDRFHFLKCEACGAETPIQHL